The nucleotide window AAAAGGACGAGATTAGCAGAATTGTAGCAACTGGATATGGCAGAAACATGGTAAGCTTTGCAGACAAAAAGATCACAGAGATCAGCTGTCATGCAGTTGGAGCAAGCTTTTTGATTCCACAAACAGGCACCGTGATAGACATAGGCGGGCAGGACAGCAAGGTAATCGCAGTTGAGAATGGAAAGGTTTTGGATTTTGTGATGAACGACAAATGTGCTGCAGGAACGGGGAGATTTGTGGAAGTGATGGCAAATGCTTTGGGGTTGAAAATTGAAGAAATTGGCAGTCTTGCCTTAAAAGCAACGAATAAGGTTCGGATATCCTCGACTTGCACCGTTTTTGCAGAATCGGAGGTTATAAGCTATCTTTCAGCTGGAGAGAAACTTGAAAACATAATCGCTGGTGTTTGCGATGCAATTGCGAGCAGAATTGTGGCGATGGTCAATAGAGTTGGACTCAGAAAAGAAGTTGTTCTCACTGGCGGTGTTGCCAAGAATTTGGGTGTGAGGAGAGCAATTGAAGAAAAGCTTGGTGTG belongs to Archaeoglobaceae archaeon and includes:
- a CDS encoding acyl-CoA dehydratase activase, whose translation is MISAGIDLGSITAKCVILNNSKILSYKIMKVKPNLEATAKEIFEETLRSAGVKKDEISRIVATGYGRNMVSFADKKITEISCHAVGASFLIPQTGTVIDIGGQDSKVIAVENGKVLDFVMNDKCAAGTGRFVEVMANALGLKIEEIGSLALKATNKVRISSTCTVFAESEVISYLSAGEKLENIIAGVCDAIASRIVAMVNRVGLRKEVVLTGGVAKNLGVRRAIEEKLGVVVIVPEEPQIIGALGAAVIGTR